The genomic window GTCCGGTGCACCATCCTGCCGACGCAGTCCAGCCAGGAGGAGAGGAGGTCGTCACCAGGACCCTGGAGGAGAAGCCCAAGGCCGGTACCCACTGGAGCACCCGCGGCATGGCCCGGGCCGTCGGGCTCTCCCAGAGCGCCGTCGTCCGGATCTGGAACGCCTTCGGGCGGAAGCCCTACAGGGGCGAGACCTTCAAGCTCTCGACCGATCCCAATTTCGTCGAGAAGGTCCGCGACGTGGTCGGGCTCTACATGAGCCCGCCGGAGAACGCCATCGTCCTGTCGATCGACGAGAAGAGCCAGGTGCAGGCCCCGGACCGCACCCAGCCGCTGCTGCCGATGACGCCCGGCCGGGCCGAGCGCCGGACCCCCGACTATGTCCGCAACGGGACGACCTCGCCCCTCGCCACCCTGGACGTGGCCACCGGGCGGGTGATCGGCCGGTGCTACAGGCGGCACCGGCAGCGGGAGTTCCTGAAGTTCCTCAAGGAGATCGACGCCCAGGTCGTCAGGGGGCCGGGGGCCAGATCCACATCATCTTGGACAACTATGGGACGCACAAGGCGCCCTCGGTGAGGCGGTGGTTCGAGCGGCATCCGGAGTACCATCTGCACTTCACGCCGACCAGCGGGTCCTGGCTGAATCAGGTGGAGCAAATCTTCGCCGAGATCACGGAGAAGGGGGGACAAACGGGGCGGGGGACAAACGGGGGACAAACGGGGCCGCGACAAACGGGGCCGCGACAAACGGGGCCGACAAACGGGGCGGCCGACAAACGGGGCCACCCAGCTTCGCGGGGGACAAACGGCGACAAAGGACAAACGGGGCCACCCAGCTTCGAAGGACAAACGGCAAAGGACAAACGGGGCCACCCAGCTTCGAAGGACAAACGGGGCCACCCAGCTTCGCGCGACAAACGGGGCCACCCAGCTTCGCGGGGCGGACAAACGGGGCCACCCAGCTTCGCGGGCGGACAAACGGGGCCACCCAGCTTCGCGGACAAACGGGGCCACCCAGCTTCGCGGGGGACAAACGGGGCCACCCAGCTTCGGGGACAAACGGGGCCACCCAGCTTCGGGGACAAACGGGGCCACCCGGGACAAACGGGGCCACCCAGCTTCGCGGGACAAACGGGGCCACCCAGCTTCGCGGGACAAACGGGGCCACCCAGCTTCGGACGGACAAACGGGGCCACCCAGCTTCGGGCGGACAAACGGGGCCACCCAGCTTCCGGACAAACGGGGCCACCCAGCTTCGGGGCGGACAAACGGGGCCACCCAGCTTCGGGGGACAAACGGGGCCACCCAGCTTCGGGGGGGGGGGACAAACGGGGCCACCCAGCTTCGGGGACAAATGGGGGGGGGACAAACGGGGGGACAAACGGGGCCACCCAGCTTCGGGGGGACAAACGGGGCCACCCAGCTTCGGGGACAAACGGGGCCACCCAGCTTCGGGGGGGACAAACGGGGGACAAACGGGGCCACCCAGCTTCGCGGGGGGGACAAACGGGGCCACCCAGCTTCGGGGACAAACGGGGGGGACAAACGGGGCCACCCAGCTTCTGTCCCGGCCGGGGGACAAACGGACAAACGGGGGACAAACGGGGCTGGGGACAAACGGGGCCACCCAGCTTCTGTCCCGGCCGGGGGACAAACGGACAGGGACAAACGGGGCCACCCAGCTTCTGTCCCGGCCGGGGGCGGTTCGAGCCGACCTCGGGCTTATCGGTCTATGGCGCGGGACAAACGGGGCCACCCAGCTTCTGTCCCGGCCGGGGGCGGTTCGAGCCGACCTCGGGCTTATCGGTCTATGGCGGGACCGAGCTTCATACCACGGGCCGCTCGCGCGGGATGAGGATCTTGCGGAAGCGGACGAGCAGGGGACGCCCACGTCTCGCCGGGCGTGCGGCGGCGGGCGCGGGCCGGCATGGCGCGGGTGCGGCGTGGGGACGCGACCGGCCCGGGGGCCGGCTAGGCGGGCAGGGGGAAGGCGACCCGACAGGCGGCGATGCCGTGCAGCCAGCGGCGGCCGACGCGGGCCGCCTCGGCGCGGAGCGATTCGGCGGTGCCGACGGCGCGGCGGGGGCGGCCGAAGAGGCCGCGGGCCGCGGCCGGCCACGACTCCGATCGCAGCCCCAGCCGATCCAGGACCGGAGGCGACGTAGCCGGGATCGTGCCGCCGCCGGGCCGCGACTGCCGGCCGGCCCAGTCCAGCAGCTCCAGGTACTGCGCGGCGGTCATCGGCAGCAGCCCGCGGTCGCTCGCCCGGGGCGGCCGGGGCCGCGAGGCCGGGGCCGGCGCCGGCGACCCCGCCGGGGGCCGGGGCTTGGCCGGCTCGCGCTCGATCAGCTCGATCGGGCTCAGCCAGGCATCCCGGGGGGCGGGCGGAGTCGCATCCGCGGCGGCCCGCGCGGCGAGGAGGGCCTCGGCCCGCTGGCAGGCCGAGGTCCGGCCGTCGCGGTCGGGCGCCTCGGCGATGCCGGCACGCACGGGGTTGAGGTCGACGTACGCCATGCAGGCCAGCAGCGCCGCCTCGTCCAGCAGGTGCGTGCAGCGGAAGCGGCCCTGCCAGAACCGCCCGGTGCAGCCGTCCTCGCGGTTGGCCCGCCGGGCGATCGGCTCGGCCAGGGCGCGCATGAACCACGACAGGTCCGCCAGCCGCCGCCGCAACTCCGCCAGGCGGGCCGGGTCGGCCGGGGTCGCGGCCGTCGCCGGCGTGGGCACATCGGCCGGGTCGGGGGCCTCGGCCGAGGATGCCGACGCGGGGCCGGAGGCCCCGGCCCGCCTCCCGGCCCCGGGCCCCGCCGGCGGCGGGCCGGGGAAGATGGCGGCCCAGCGGCTGGCGACCTCCGCGTCGTCCCAGGCGGCGGCCAGGTCGGGCCGGATGCGGAGCACGACGTGCAGGTGGTTGTCCATCACCGCGAAGCCGGCGACCTCGACGGCGAAGGCGCCGGCCAGCTCCTCGAGCCGGCCCCGGATCCAATCGCGGCGGTGGCCGAAGTCGAGCCCCGTGGCCGCGTCCGCGCCGCAGAGGGCGGCGAGGCGGACCACCCGCTGCACGCAGTGATAGGCCCCGACCTCGTCGGCGAGGACGACGTCGGACCTCCTCGATCGCGCCATGCCAAGCCCCCCCCGGCTGGTCTCCGGCTCATCCCCGCGAGCCGTCCGTCCGATGGAACCCTAGCTCGCCGCCTATCCGGGTGCCGGCGATGGCTCGGGAAAGCTGGGTGGCCCCTTTGCGCTCGGGAAAGCTGGGTGGCCCCTTTGCGCTTCTTTGCCCTTCCTTCTTCCCTTCCTAAAGCTGGGTGGCCCCTTTGCCCTTCCTAAAGCTGGGTGGCCCCTTTGCCCTTCCTTCTTCCCTTCCTAAAGCTGGGTGGCCCCTTTGCCCTCTAAAGCTGGGTGGCCCCTTTGCCCCCTTCTTCCCTAAAGCTGGGTGGCCCCTTTGCCCTTCCTAAAGCTGGGTGGCCCCTTTGCCCTTCCCTAAAGCTGGGTGGCCCCTTTGCCCTTCCTAAAGCTGGGTGGCCCCTTTGCCCTTCCTTCTTCCCTTCCTAAAGCTGGGTGGCCCCTTTGCCCTCTAAAGCTGGGTGGCCCCTTTGCCCCCTTCTTCCCTAAAGCTGGGTGGCCCCTTTGCCCTTCCTAAAGCTGGGTGGCCCCTTTGCCCTTCCTAAAGCTGGGTGGCCCCTTTGCCCTTCCTAAAGCTGGGTGGCCCCTTTGCCCTTCTTCCTCTAAAGCTGGGTGGCCCCTTTGCCCGGGTGGCCCCTTTGCCCTTCCTTCCTAAAGCTGGGTGGCCCCTTTGCCCCCCCTAAAGCTGGGTGGCCCCTTTGCCCCCTAGAGCTGGGTGGCCCCTTTGCCCGCTCCCCCCTTCTTCCCTAAAGCTGGGTGGCCCCTTTGCCCTTCCTAAAGCTGGGTGGCCCCTTTGCCCTTCCCTAAAGCTGGGTGGCCCCTTTGCCCTTCCTAAAGCTGGGTGGCCCCTTTGCCCTTCTTCCTCTAAAGCTGGGTGGCCCCTTTGCCCGGGTGGCCCCTTTGCCCTTCCTTCCTAAAGCTGGGTGGCCCCTTTGCCCCCCCTAAAGCTGGGTGGCCCCTTTGCCCCTAAAGCTGGGTGGCCCCTTTGCCCCCTAGAGCTGGGTGGCCCCTTTGCCCGCTCTAGAGCTGGGTGGCCCCTTTGCCCGCTGCCCCTTTGCCCGGCCCCTTTGCCCGGGTGGCCCCTTTGCCCTTCCTTTGCCCTTCCTAGGTGGCCCCTTTCTTCCCTCTGGGTGGCCCCTTTCTTCCCCTGGGTGGCCCCTTTCTTCCCCCCTGGGTGGCCCCTTTCTTCCCCCCCTGGGTGGCCCCTTTCTTCCCCCTTTCTTCCCCCCTGGGTGGCCCCTTTCTTCCCCCTGGGTGGCCCCTTTCTTCCCCTGGGTGGCCCCTTTCTTCCCCCTTTCTTCCCCCCTGGGTGGCCCCTTTCTTCCCCCCTGGGTGGCCCCTTTCTTCCCCCTGGGTGGCCCCTTTCTTCCCCTGGGTGGCCCCTTTCTTCCCCCTCCTTTCTTCCCCTGGGTGGCCCCTTTCTTCCCCCTTTCTGGGTGGCCCCTTTCTTCCCCCTTTCTCGTGCCGTCAGACGAGCCACGTTTCCGATCGGGAGCCTTCGCCCGCTTGGTGACCTCAGGCCTGGGGCTCGGTGCCCGCCTGGATGCGACTCGTCCAGATCTCGGGGAAGGCCATGATGTCGTCCAGGTAGCGGGCGGCGATGGCGGGGACCGGGCGAAGTCCCTGCTCCCAGGAGCGAATCGTTTTCACGCTCACGCCGAGAAACCGTGCAAGCAGCGGCTGGCTGGCACCGAGCTTTTTCCGGACGCTCTTGACGTCCGCGGGCGTATACGCCCGGGGAGAGAGGTTGAGCTTGACCGTCCGGACCGTGAATCGCTTGTCCAGCGGCTCCCCCGCCTCCAAGGCCTCGGCAAGCTCGGTCAGCCCGGCGATGAGTTGATCCCCGAAGTTCGATCCCTCGGCTCGCTTCTTCACTTCCGATCCTCCATCACCTCGAGGCTAGATTTGATCCGGATGACCAGCCCTGCGAGTGCGTTCCGCTGAGCTTTCGTCAAGTTCGCCTTCTCGGTCTTGGATAGCACTCCGAGGAGGAAGACGAGCTGGTGCTCGATCGCGTAGAGGTAGAAGACGCGGTATGCACCGCTCTTGCCACGGCCCGATCCCGGGGGATTGAACCGTATCTTCCTGATCCCGTTCGTCCCGGCCACGACGAGGCCCGCCGAAGGCTGTGCGAGGATGGACAACTGCAGAACATACCTGTCGGCGTCCGTAAGGCCCAACTGCTCCCACTGACTCGTGAACGCCCCTATCTCGATGAACGTCGCGAGTGGCCCCGGAGTCAGTCGATACGAACGGATGACCTTCAGATGATCGTCCGAGAACATCGCCGATCCCCGTGGCAGCCTCGATTACCCTCAGTCACCGAAGCATACTACGCTGGGGTACTGTGGTCAACGCAATGGGACTCGTCGAGGCCATGTCCGTGGCAGCTCCGGATCCCGTCGGCGTGCCGGTTTGCCGCCTCGCTGGGCGGGATCTCCTTTCGGGTCGATGGATTCGGCTGCTGCATCGTCCATCGGCCTACTCGTTCTCGAGGACCCACTGGGTGGCGTAGTGGGTCAGCCGGGTGCCGTCGGGGAGGCCGAGCTTCTGGCGGATGCGGTCGCGGTAGGTCTCCACGGTCTTGACGCTGAGGTGGAGCTGCTCGGCGATCTCCGCGGTGCGCCGGCCCTGGCCGATGAGGCGGAGGACCTCGAGCTCGCGGTCGGCCAGGGAGTCCAGGGGGGAGCGGGCGACCTCCAGGCCGCCGGGGCCGACGGAACGCATGAGCATGCGCTGGGCCATCGCCTCGCTCAGCCAGACCTCGCCCCGGCGGGCGCGGCGGATCGCCTCGACGATGACGTCGGTGGCCTGGTCCTTGTTGACGTATCCCAGGGCCCCGGCGCGCAGGGCCCGCTCGGCGTAGAGGGCCTCGGGGTGCATCGACCAGACGACGATGCGGACGGCGTCGTTGCGGTCCCGGATGCGCTTGATGAGGTCGATGCCGTTGCCGGTCCTCAGCGAGATGTCCACGACCGCCACGTCCGGCTTCGCCTCCTCGAGCAGGCGGAGGGCCTCGGTCGTGTCGTCGGCCTCGCCGCAGACCGTCAGGTCCGACTGCCGGCCGATGCGGAGGGCCAGCGCCTCGCGCACGGCCGGGTGGTCGTCGACGATCAGCACCCGGCCCCGATGGGCGGCCTTGCGCTCAGACATCGGGCTTCCTCCCCAGGTCGCAGGTCACGATCGTCCCGCTCGGGCTCGCGTCCTCGAACGACAGCCGGGCGCCGATGATGGCGGCGCGATTCTGCATGATCCTCAGGCCCAGGCCGGCGCCGTCCTCGCGGAGGATCGGCATGCCGACGCCGTCGTCGGCCACCCGCAGGGTCAGCCCTCCCCCGTCGGTCAGCGTGATCCGGATGGAGCCGGCGCGGGCGTGCTTCAGTGCGTTGTGGACCGCCTCCTGGGCGATCAGGTAGAGGTGGGTCGCGGTCAGGTTGTCGGCCACGAGGACCGGCTCGTCGCACTCGAAGACGCAGCTCGACTCCCCGTCGCGACGGGTCCGCTCCGCGAGGTCCTCCAGCGCCGCCATCAGCCCCTCGCGGAAGATGGGGACGGGGAGGAGCCCCCGGATCACGGCGCGCATCTGCCGCTGGCACCGGCGGAGCCCCGCGACAAGGCGATCGGCCAGCAGGCCGTTGCCCGCGGGGTCGCCCTGCAGGGCCTCGGCCAGGTCGGCGGCCAGGATGTTGAGCGCGGTCAGCTCCTGCGCCGCCGTGTCGTGCAGGTCCTGGCCGATCCTGCGCTGCTCCTGGGAGGCGGCCTCGACCACCTCGCGCTCCAGCTCCCTCCTCCGGGTGAGGTCGTGGATGAACCCGGTGAACAGGCCCTTGTGATCGATCTCTCCCACCGTCAGCTCGATCGGGAAGGTGGTCCCGTCCTTGCGGAGGGCGGAGACCTCCCGGCCGATCCCGATGATCCGGCGATCGCCGGTCTCCCCGCAGCGGGCCAGGTACTCGTCGTGATGGTCGTCATATGGGACGGGCATCAGCATCCGGATGTTCCGGCCGACCAGCTCGGCGCCCTGGTAGCCGAAGAGGGCCTCGGTGGCGGGGTTGACGCTCTCGATGACGCCCCGGCGGTCGATGGTGATGATCGCGTCGGTGGCGGCGTTCAGGATCGCGGAGAGCCGCGCCTGGCGGTCGAGGAGCTCCTCCTCGGCCCGCCTCCGCTCGGTGACGTCCCGCACGATGGTCAGGAGGCAGTCCTGCCCGTCGACCTCGATCCGGTTGCACGAGAGGCTGGCGTGCCGCACCTCGCCGGACTTGCGGCGGATGTCGACGTCCAGGTTGAGGATGGCTCCCCCGCCTTCCCGCAGCAGGGCGACGGTCCGCCCGCGGTCGGCGGGGTCGGCGAACAGCCCGACCTCCAGCGAGGTCCGGCCGAGGGCCTCGTCGGGCCGGAAGCCGAAGAGCCTCTCCCAGGCCGGGTTGACCTCCAGGAGGAGGTCGTCGGCCAGGCGGCTGATGCTCAGGGCGTCGGGGCTGATCCGGAACGCGGCGGCGAATCGCGCCCGGGAGGCCAGCAGCTCCGCCTCGGCCTTCTTGCGGGCCGTGACGTCGCTCGCCGCGCCGAACCATTCCAGGACGTCGCCGTGGGCGTCCACGATCGGGACCGCCCGCGACAGCACCCATCCCCGGGCCCCGTCGGGCCGCTTCACCCGGTGCTCCAGCTCGTAGACGCCCCTGGTCCGCATCGCCTTATCGATCGCCGCGAGGACCCGCGGCTGCTCCTCGGGATCGACGTAGGCGTCGAGCCAGTCCCGGGTGGGGGTCGGCGTCTCGGGGATGAAGCCGCGCCCGTCGACCTGCCGCAACTCCGCCCAGTCGGGGCTCATGCGAAAGACCGCGTAGGAGGTCGCGTCCACCAGCGCGGAGAGTCGTCCCTGGCTCTCCCGCAGCGCGGCCTCGGCCCCCTTGCGATCGGTGATCTCCGCGACCACGCCGACCAGTCGAGGCTCCCCGCCGGCGGCATCCCGGCCGGGGCCGGCCCGGGCGTTGAGCCACCGGATGGCCCCGTCGACGCCGACGATCCGGAATTCGTGTTCGAACGGGAGCCCCTCTTTGGCCCGGGCCTCGGCCACCCTCCTCCGCAGGGCATCGCGGTCGCCGGGGTGGACCCACCGGAAGAGGTCTCCCCGGGCCCCCCCCGGCGCGTCGGCCGGCACGCCGGCGACCGCGAAGACCTCCGGCGACCAGCTCACGGGGCCGGCGGGGATGGCGCACTCCCAGATCCCGAACCGGCCGATGGCGAACGCCCGCCTCAGCCGCTCCAGGTCCGCGCGCACGGCCGCGTCGGCCCGGCAACGCTCGCGGAACCCGGCGGCCAGGCGGGCGGCGAGCTCGAGGCAACCCGGGGCCGCTCCCCGCGGGCGGCCCGGCGAGCGGAAGAAGACGGACAGCGCCCCCAGAGGGCGGCCCTCCCGGCCGAGCATCGGCGCGCATCGCATCGCGCGGCATCCGGAGGCCCGGACGATCGGCCAGCCTTCGGCCAGGGCGGGGTCGGCCTCGACGTCCTCGATCGCGGTGCAACCGCCTGCCCGCAGCGCCCTGGCGGCCGGCGACTCCTCCCCGGCCGGCACCTCGAGGAGATGGCCCGGGATGTCCCCCGCGTATCCCCGCCGGGCTGCCGCGACCAGCATGCCCCGCGGCTCGTCCAGGACGTGCACGGCCCCCCGGTCGGCGGCGACCATCTCCATCGCGGCGGAGAGGATCTCGGCGAGCCCCTCCCGCTCGTCCACGATGCCCCAGAGCCGCGAGCTCGCGGCAGCCAGCCGCTCCAGGGCGGCGCCTTTGCCAGCCATCCGGCATGCCCTCGCGCGGGGCGGCTCCCCGGCGGCGCCGGCCGGCGAATCCCGGCCGGCATGCGGGCCCGGCCCGCACGCCGCCTCGACCCGATGGAACCGCACATCCCCGTTCATCTTATAGACACGCCGCTGGCTTGCTCAGTGGGTGGAAGTCCGCCGGCGCGCGTGGGGGCTTCCCCGACGGGCCCCCAACCGACTGCGGGCAGGGCCGCGACGCGCCCCTCCCGCCCGGGATCGCTCCCGCGGGTGAGGTTATTATACGTTAAATCTCGACATTTCTTCGATATGTGGGGCATTTCCCTACTGTCGCTGTCCCACCAGCCCGACTTTGAGGAGACCGTCGCGGGTTGATATCGTTCGAAAATCCCGGGTCGCGGTGGACTCCAATGCGAGGATTGCCGCTCGATCCGGCCCGCCCGAGTGGAAAACCGACCCCTGACCGTCACACTTCGTCCCCATGCTCGACCGAGGATTCCGTGATGATTGACCTGGAACGACGCCCCCCCATTGTCTTCGTCGAACCGCGGACGAGCTTGATCAGGCTCGCCCGCGTGGACGAGAGCCTGGGGCTCCACCTCCGCGTGGCCGCGAGGTTCGCCGCCATGGCCCGCCGCTTCGCCGCCGAGGTGCGGGTCCGGCTCGACGGCGCCGAGGCCGACGGGAAGAGCGTCCTGGACTTGATGTGCCTCGGGGCCGCGTGCGGTGCCGTGCTCGAGCTGGAGGCCCGGGGCGAAGACGCGGAGGCGGCGCTGGCCGCCTTATCCGCCCAGCTCGTCGCGCCTCCCGCGGAGGCCGATGGTCGGCCGACGGACTGAAGGGGCGATCCCGCCTGGCCTCGGGGCGGGGCCCCGGGCCGGTCCTCCCGGATGCGGGCCGCGAGGCGACGCGAGGCACGCAGGGCCTCGCGGCGGACGGCCCCGGGGCGTCGAGGAGTGGGCGGAGGCGAGGTCCTCAGGTCGCGCGAGGATGCGGAGCGACGGCGACGGCCGCCCCGGGCGCATCGCCCGGCTGACCGGACCGCCTCCGCCGCAGGACGCCGAACCCGGTTCGTTCCGGGGCCCGGCGCGAGGGGCGAGGAGGGCCCCGGGTCGATCTCCGTCCGACCATGGGCGTTCTCCTACGATAAGGAAAGCCGATGACCTTCCCGTCCCGCGATTGCACGATCCACCTCCCCGCGGCCGGCACGCTCATGACCGAGTGCCCGGGGCTGTCGGAGCCCTCGATCCGCGCGATCTCGAGCTCCTACTCCCAGCTGATCGAGGCGGTCCGGTGCAGCCGCCTCGAGGCGTCGCTCGTCCGATCGCGGCTGTACGAGATCCTCGAGCACATCGAGTCCTACGTCCCCGACGAGCTCGGGGCCCGCAGGAGGTGGATGTCGGTCAGGACGGAGATCATCGCGAAGCTGCTGGCTCATGACGAATGACCGGCGAGGGACGGGCCGCGAAGACGCGGCCGAGGTCGACATGGCCCCTCCCTCTGCGACGGCCGCTCGATCCGGCCCGGCCGACGACTGCAACGTCGCGGCGATCCCCTCCCCCGAGTGAAGCTCCCCGGCCGTCCGCGTCGATCCGCGACCCCAGCCCCGTCGTGTTCCCGGTCCTCCGCCGGAGGGCTAGAATGGCGGGGGACATCCCGCCGTGCGGGAATCCCGGTGGCGGAGGGCGAAGGCCATGCGTGCGATGGTCCTCGAGGAGATGGCCCCGGTCGCGGAAGGCTCGACACCCCTGGCGGCACGGGAGCGGCCCGTCCCGCGGCCGGGGCCCGGCGAGGTGCTCATCCGGGTCGCGGCCTGCGGGGTCTGCCACACCGAGCTCGACGAGATCGAGGGGCGGACGCCGCCGCCGAGGCTGCCGGTCATCCCGGGCCACCAGGTCGTCGGTCGGGTCGAGGCGATCGGCCCCGGGGTGCAGGCGTCCCGCGTGGGGGACCGCGTCGGCGTCGCCTGGATCCACTCGGCCTGCGGCCGCTGCGACTTCTGCCGGGCCGGCGAGGAGAACCTCTGCGACGAGTTCCGGGCCACCGGCCGCGACGTGGACGGCGGCTATGCCGAGTTCGCGAAGGCGCCCGAGGCCTACGTCGCCCCGATCCCCGACAACCTCGGCGACGTCGAGGCCGCCCCCCTGCTCTGCGCCGGCGCGGTCGGCTATCGCTCGCTGCGGCTGGCGGGCATCGAGGACGGCCAGGGCCTGGGCCTCACCGGGTTCGGGGCGTCGGGCCACCTGGTCCTGCAACTGGTCCGGCACCGGTTCCCCGGCACGAAGGTCTGCGTGTTCGCCCGTTCGGAAGGCGAACGCGACTTCGCCCGGGAGCTCGGCGCGGCCTGGGCCGGGGACACGAGCGATCCTTGCCCCGAGAGTCTCCACGCGGTGATCGACACCACGCCCGCCTGGACGACCGTGGTGAAGGCGCTCGGGAACCTCCGGAAGGGCGGCCGCCTCGTAATCAACGCCATCCGCAAGGAGGACCGCGACCGCGACGCCCTGGCGACGATCGACTACGCCCGCGACCTCTGGCTGGAGAAGGAGATCAAGAGCGTGGCGAACGTCACCATGCGCGACGTCCGCGAGTTCCTCCGGATCGCCGGCGAGATCCCCCTGAGACCTCACGTGCAGGAGTACC from Aquisphaera giovannonii includes these protein-coding regions:
- a CDS encoding helix-turn-helix domain-containing protein, whose translation is MKKRAEGSNFGDQLIAGLTELAEALEAGEPLDKRFTVRTVKLNLSPRAYTPADVKSVRKKLGASQPLLARFLGVSVKTIRSWEQGLRPVPAIAARYLDDIMAFPEIWTSRIQAGTEPQA
- a CDS encoding PAS domain S-box protein, translated to MAGKGAALERLAAASSRLWGIVDEREGLAEILSAAMEMVAADRGAVHVLDEPRGMLVAAARRGYAGDIPGHLLEVPAGEESPAARALRAGGCTAIEDVEADPALAEGWPIVRASGCRAMRCAPMLGREGRPLGALSVFFRSPGRPRGAAPGCLELAARLAAGFRERCRADAAVRADLERLRRAFAIGRFGIWECAIPAGPVSWSPEVFAVAGVPADAPGGARGDLFRWVHPGDRDALRRRVAEARAKEGLPFEHEFRIVGVDGAIRWLNARAGPGRDAAGGEPRLVGVVAEITDRKGAEAALRESQGRLSALVDATSYAVFRMSPDWAELRQVDGRGFIPETPTPTRDWLDAYVDPEEQPRVLAAIDKAMRTRGVYELEHRVKRPDGARGWVLSRAVPIVDAHGDVLEWFGAASDVTARKKAEAELLASRARFAAAFRISPDALSISRLADDLLLEVNPAWERLFGFRPDEALGRTSLEVGLFADPADRGRTVALLREGGGAILNLDVDIRRKSGEVRHASLSCNRIEVDGQDCLLTIVRDVTERRRAEEELLDRQARLSAILNAATDAIITIDRRGVIESVNPATEALFGYQGAELVGRNIRMLMPVPYDDHHDEYLARCGETGDRRIIGIGREVSALRKDGTTFPIELTVGEIDHKGLFTGFIHDLTRRRELEREVVEAASQEQRRIGQDLHDTAAQELTALNILAADLAEALQGDPAGNGLLADRLVAGLRRCQRQMRAVIRGLLPVPIFREGLMAALEDLAERTRRDGESSCVFECDEPVLVADNLTATHLYLIAQEAVHNALKHARAGSIRITLTDGGGLTLRVADDGVGMPILREDGAGLGLRIMQNRAAIIGARLSFEDASPSGTIVTCDLGRKPDV
- a CDS encoding type II toxin-antitoxin system RelE/ParE family toxin is translated as MFSDDHLKVIRSYRLTPGPLATFIEIGAFTSQWEQLGLTDADRYVLQLSILAQPSAGLVVAGTNGIRKIRFNPPGSGRGKSGAYRVFYLYAIEHQLVFLLGVLSKTEKANLTKAQRNALAGLVIRIKSSLEVMEDRK
- a CDS encoding response regulator transcription factor, with the translated sequence MSERKAAHRGRVLIVDDHPAVREALALRIGRQSDLTVCGEADDTTEALRLLEEAKPDVAVVDISLRTGNGIDLIKRIRDRNDAVRIVVWSMHPEALYAERALRAGALGYVNKDQATDVIVEAIRRARRGEVWLSEAMAQRMLMRSVGPGGLEVARSPLDSLADRELEVLRLIGQGRRTAEIAEQLHLSVKTVETYRDRIRQKLGLPDGTRLTHYATQWVLENE
- a CDS encoding zinc-dependent alcohol dehydrogenase family protein encodes the protein MRAMVLEEMAPVAEGSTPLAARERPVPRPGPGEVLIRVAACGVCHTELDEIEGRTPPPRLPVIPGHQVVGRVEAIGPGVQASRVGDRVGVAWIHSACGRCDFCRAGEENLCDEFRATGRDVDGGYAEFAKAPEAYVAPIPDNLGDVEAAPLLCAGAVGYRSLRLAGIEDGQGLGLTGFGASGHLVLQLVRHRFPGTKVCVFARSEGERDFARELGAAWAGDTSDPCPESLHAVIDTTPAWTTVVKALGNLRKGGRLVINAIRKEDRDRDALATIDYARDLWLEKEIKSVANVTMRDVREFLRIAGEIPLRPHVQEYPLADANRALVELKRGGIRGGKVLTMA
- a CDS encoding HPr family phosphocarrier protein, with product MIDLERRPPIVFVEPRTSLIRLARVDESLGLHLRVAARFAAMARRFAAEVRVRLDGAEADGKSVLDLMCLGAACGAVLELEARGEDAEAALAALSAQLVAPPAEADGRPTD